Sequence from the Microtus pennsylvanicus isolate mMicPen1 chromosome 12, mMicPen1.hap1, whole genome shotgun sequence genome:
agcctataaattacaatcccagagaacctagacaacaatgaggaacctaagagagacttacatggatctaatctacatgggaagtagaaaaagacaagatctcctgagtaaattgggagcatggggaccttgggagagggttgaaggggaggggagaggcagggaggggagcagagaaaaatgtagagcaaaataaaaataataataaaaaaagacagagtcTTTTGGCTCAAGTGTGGGGGATATAGGCTGGAGTCAATCTAAAGACACCATCTtctgtggaggaaggagaaagttgaGGACTGTTTCTGTTCTCAAATATAGGGAAGGTGGGCACTAGGGAACCCCCATTCCAGGTAAAATATAACTGCCTTTCCCAGCTTCTGAGGTAGGACAGAAGGCTCCTGCGCCCCGCCTCAGGAATGTCCATGGCAGGCCACTGAGACAGAGAGGGTTAAGTGCCAGCTGAAGTGACTTGATGGTGGGGGAAGAGCTGGCATCTGGCTCTGAGATATGAGTAGGTCAACCCGTACACACTCTTCCAAGCCCACAGGGTGAGCCTAGGGGTAATGTGGAGGGGTGGGGATGCAATAGGGAACTGGGTtgtctctccagttcctgcctcaaaTCCATTCCAGTTTTCTAACCACCATGAACACCCTCTGCCAGCTTTTAACAAACCAGAGTCTTGAGGAGCTATTCTGAGACCCCCGAGAACAAAGTCCTTTAGTATAACTAAAGGAAATCAAACAAACCTAGAGGTGGCCATAATACCCCCAAAATATGAGCGTGTGTCAGCATTTAGGGACAATGTCCTTGCTATACTTGAGGACGAGATCACACCTACTCAAGGAAATGTAAGTATCCTATAGGTCCTCTTTGTCAATGAAGCTATCGCTGTTCTTATCCATGAGCGTGAGGACCTAGGAGTCGATGCCAGGCTTATTGCACTGCTGGTGTCCCAGCTTTGCCCCAGCTCCTACCCTTAtccccacacctggctctgttcCACCAAAGGCACAGACACTCTGAGGTCACATGTGTCCCCCTATACCAACTGTATGAGGGGCTCCCAGGGAGCAAAGGCAGACTCACCTCCTAGAACTTCCAGAACTTGGGTCTGCTCAGAGTTAGAGAAGACATTGGAGGGTGCTCTCTGGGTATgcagtgccattttccttggtaTTCCTGCTGGCGTGAGTGGCAGGAGTGCCAAGGATGAGGGCTTTGAAGCAACTGGGGGAACACTCAGGGACAAACCATGGTTTGGGAGACTTAACTCACACAGTGGGGGAACTATGGCACTGGAGGGTTCAGTCAGTCCACTGTGTCCAGTCCTAGAGGGCTCCAGGGTAAATGGACTCCAAGGATGGACTCATGCATCCCATGCTCATACCCTCCCTCATTCTGTCCAGTTTGTTACCATGACAACCGTGGGGCATGTACCTCTACACCCACACCATTGTGTATGTTCACGTGAGCGTACACATAAAGACACCCATGTGTAagtgaatgtgtgtatacatgcttgGATGCCCCTGCCCTGCACCTCCCTGGCTGCCTGCTCATCATGCCTGAGTCTTTCCTGTCCAGGATCCAGCTTTTTGCTTGTCTTAAGATGCTGTCTGTCCCCCTAGGATAGGGCAGACTTTGGTTACCACTTCCTACAAGGACAGGCTGAGGACTGCCATCCCAGGGAACTGGACAGCTGCAGAGTAAGCCTAGGTAGCCTGGTGGTTACTCAGATACCACTAATCTCGGCCCAGGCACCAGGAGGTTTTTATTCTGCCAAGAATGCTACATCTTCATGGCCTTGTGCCACATTATTGGCCAAAGGCTGGGGGTCTGAGTCGTCCTAGGCAACTGGATGCTGCAGAAACTATTGGTACTGAGGATAGAGTGCTACCTGTTCAAGATCAGCAGAGGTGCTGAAAGGCTCTGGCCCAAGAATCTGATAGCTGGGCAATCCTACCCTGGTACATTTCTAAGCTGTGACATCTTCCATACTGTGCATTGTCAGAGGTCCTGTCCTATCCCCCAGGGTCATAGCCTCAGTCACAGAATTGCCTTCCCAGATGCTACCTCAGACCTCCAGGGGGAATTGCCAGGGGTGGGAGTTTGTTCAGGAATGGGAATGGTAGCTGAGAGTGAAGGGCCTCGATTGGGTTTAGCTCAGCTGCAGGAGTGGTAAGCTCTAAATTTGAGAGGGCCACCAGACCCCAGGGAGGATCTTGGCTCAACCTGAGCACAGCACTAAAGATAGCACGTTGGGAATATTTAGATTCTGCACACAGCTGTCTTCAACAGGTGCAGAATTGTCCCAGTGGTGTCCTGAGCTGTGCAGAACCTTAACCACTTACGCTGTCCCCACAAATGATCCTGAGCCAAAGCAGATGCCGAGCCAGTCATCTGCACGCTGTGACAGTGTGGGTGTCAGGTGCTTCTTCTGCCCCTACTCCTGCAGGTAGCTTCTGTGCACTCACCCCTCAGCCACACACCCCGTGGGCCCCAGAGACAGCTTCAGATCTGGAAGCCTGAGCTGCTGAGGAGTCTGAGTTTAGGTCTAGTGAGGGAAACCTGTTTGGTCACCTAAGGTTATCTAACCAGTTGCTTAAGAGCAGGAAAGGGAGGGGGCTCAGtatgcagatggctgtgaggggTGAGGAGGTTTATTTGGTGCCTTGTAGGTCAGCGTGCCTTTGCAGCTTCCTCAGGGAGCAATGGTTCAGAAGGCAGGAGTCTGCCTGTCTCCGGCAGGCTTGggtagggatgggggtggggaaccAAAGATCAGACTTATCAAGGGCAAGAAAAGAAGTGGCGCACCTGTGGCATATGGTCTGGGTATTTCTGTTCCCAGCTCAGGGAACTTTCTAGGATTCCAACAGAGGAGGCTCAGGGACTTAGACTCCAGACCAAATGCAGGCACAGTTCCAGGCCTTAGGGCAGGGGCTCCTCTTCTGACTGCCCAGGATAGCCCCTCCACTCTCTGCAAGGATTCCTCCCTTCAGGATAGCTGAGCACCTATTATGGGCTCTGGGGTTTCTCAGTGCTACTTTTTATCGACTATATTTACAGTTACATTCTCTTTACAAATAGAGACTTAATGAAGAGTCAGGAGAAGATACCCCATCCCTGTGGACTGTGTGCCCTTCCAAGCCCTGATGCAATGTAAAACTGAGAAGGCTCACTCAAAGACAGCCTTAGGGAGACGTCAAGTCACTGCTGGGCATTGGGGTAAAGCCAGCCAACGGAAGTCGCCATGCCTGACTTCCACAGAGACTGCATGCCAATGGCGAACACAGCTGGTAAGGAGCTTGTCTGATGTTTGCCCCATGGCGGGACAGCTTCAATCTAGGCCAGTGTCTCTCAACCTTTCTattgctgcgaccctttaataaccccccaaccacaaaattattttcattgctacttcataactgtgatgttgctactgttatgaatagaaATGTAGtcggcatgcctttaatcccagcacttgggaagcagaggcaggctgatctctatgagttcgaggccagcctggtctacaagagctagttccaggacagactccagctacagagaaaccctgtcttgaaaaaacaaacaaacaaacaaaaggaatcataatgtaaatatttttggagctaGAGGCTTGCCAAAGGGATcctgacccacagattgagaattgTTGGTCTAGGTGGACACAGTTGCTAGAGAGGCACCCACTCTGGGGACAGTGTCTGCGGAAAACCAGTTTGGGTGCTTCATAGTCCGTCCCCATGAAGCCTGGCAGAGAGGGGTCATTAGGGCTCAGGGCTTGGGATCCCAAGATTGTGGGCTGAGAGACCCAGAGGTCAGCCCGGTTTGAATGACCTTCAACTGTAAGATCTCAAAACCTGAAGTGGCTCTAAGTGTGAAAACCCGGTTGCACTGGCCAGAAGGCGACGCATTCAGGGCAGGCAGTTGCAGAAAAGGCCTAGAAGGTTGAAGTTCTCTCAGGCAGGACCAAAACAAAGTCTGTAATCTCGCCCCCACTCCCAAAGACCGCCCTGGGCGAATCTGCTGGGTGTGCTCGTCTGTTCCAAGAGAGGAACGAATTGTTTGCTTGCTCCAGTTCAGAGAAGGTGGGCGACGGATTCCAGAGTCGGTCGTTCATTACACGCCTGTGCAGAAGTAACGTGGCTCCAAGTCTCCACCCTCCTGAAGTCATCTAGCACACGCAGTCGCAATGACTTCGTACCCGTCTCATCGGGAATGCACTGCTACCCTCCGGCCACCAGGGGGCGGGTGTTCGCTATGGCGCATGCGCTTTCCTGGCTGCAGGAGGAGGCCTTTGCTCTTTGCCAAGTCTTCCGCCTCAGTTAAGCTTCCGGCGCGAAGGTCACGGACAAGATGGTGCCCCCAGTTCAGGTCTCTCCGCTCATCAAGGTGAACCCTCTTTACCGTCGCGCACGGTGCTCAGAGCCCTTGAATGCCCCTTGCCACTACCCCGACTTAGCATCGCCCACCCTCTCGAGACTGCTGGTTGTGGTCTCAAGGCAGTCCCGGGCCTGGCGACCCCTGCAACCCCCTGCCCTGTGCCCCTCTACCCGTACTCCTCCATCTCCGATCCCCTCGTCCTTCTGCTCTAACGTCCTTTTTTCTGCAGCTCGGCCGATACTCAGCCCTGGTCCTCGGCATGGCCTACGGTGCCAAGCGCTATAGTGAGTTCAGGGACCGGGAGTGCGGGGTTCGGGGTGTGTGGGATTGCCGGGCTTGCAGCTCCTGGGGAGGGAGACGATGCTTGGGCCACAGGGGAGCAGGTGGGAGGGAACAGCTGCCGGGAGATTCTGGGGTCGGCTTTTTGGGGAAGAAATTAATTCTTTCCGCCCTCTAGGTTACCTAAAGCCCCgggcagaggaggagaggagggtggcAGCGGAGGAGAAGAAGAGACTAGATGAGCTGAAACGGATTGAAAGAGAACGGGCAGAAGGTATGGCTTTTAGCCCCACCCCCCCAAGCCCAGGTTTTCTGGAAGTAGCTGTTGTCCTCCGTGGAGCCTAGCGGAATGTGCAGGCCATGCTGCTGCAGCACTGCCTTCAGAGAGGCTGCCTGCCGACGAACAGGCCCTCTGACCCCTCTCTGTTGACTTCCTGCAGATTCCAGTGAGGTGGAGTGGGCGTTGGGCACCTGGGATGCAAAGGATGGTTTTAGTGTCAAAAGTGAGGTTCTCTTGGGATTAGATTCTGGACTTTTTATAAATGCAATCCTGAAGTTCTCGCAGGAGGCCCGAGTGTGTATAATGTGTGACACTGTCTCTTCTCGATTTTCAGCTCAAGATGACAGCATACTCAAGTGAAGCGCCAGTGAGCTTGCCTTTCTTAAGTCGCTGAGAATGAATAAAAGCTTTGTCGAGCGATGCTCCGGCTGCCTCTCTTTACTGCCTTGGTTGTTTGCTTCTAGACTGGCTCTGCAGTTGTTTCCTGGGTTTtcatgggggagggggcggtTTCAATGGAATTCGTGATCATTGCCTGACATGGATACGAAGTGCAGCTCGGGAGGGTGCTGAGGTAAGGCCAAACTGGGCTCCGAGGATGCCAAGGAAATAGAGTGGCTTAGCTGCCTGGATGCAGCTCACTCTGCTTTGAGCACGCCTGCTTTTGTCAGCAGCACAGGCCCTGTACAAGGCTGGTGGGGGTTGATGCCTTCCCAATAACATGGGTCTTGCACCACCCAACTCGTAATTTCCCCTGGGTCTTGGAAGGTGACCCTCCATCCGAACCCCTGGGCTCCTGTATCCTGGCCACTAGttcttttcaacttgacacaaactagtcaCCCGGGAAACAGGAACCACTATCGAGGAATTGTCTAGCAAATTGGCTCATGGTTATATCTATGGGATATTTTCTTAACTGATGGTTGATATGGGACtgtccagtccattgtgggtggtaccactccTGGGAAGATGGTATTTGGtataaaaaaagcaggctgagtgaaaagctgcttcctccctctgcttcccctaAATGGTATCCCACTATCTGGGACTCTGAGGATTAAATTTGCCACCTCTTCCCAGTGCTGAAGGCAAACTGCTAGATATAGTTTCTTCCCAGGAATGGGAAAACAAATCCCATGAATTTGTTCTTTGTCAGATAGTGCATGTTTAAAAGCCTAGTCTTGTGAAGTCCCACTGAACTTACAACAAATAGCTGCAGTGTTTATAGCAGACAGAGCTGCTGACTGCTTCCTTCAGGAGGATCCCACCCAGGCTTTCAGTACAGGTTATCCCCATTCGGACCAGTTCCATTGGATCTCGGCTCTGCTCACAGCCTTGACCCAGCAGAGCTCTCAATGGATCAAGTATGATGTGCTGTCACGTAATGTTAGCATGTGTAAAACTGGTTAccttctctgttttgttctgaCTTCCTGGGCGTAAGCCTTTGCTAAAGCAGATGGAACTGAATACCTATATGCACACGTATGTACAAGAGTAGCACTCTGACTTAAGACAATTCACAAATCCTTTGTAAAGATCTTTGTGGGGACTTCATCAAACCAGATAAATACGGGCTACACCATTTAACATTCATAGTTGgctttaatttgaaaaaaaaaacctttacaatttaaaaatattcggTTATATTTGATCTTTTTCTTCTGCTATTTCCTAATGTCTTATACCAAGCTGCAGAGTCGTCTCCAGTGGGTGAGTGGCAGGAGGGCCCAGCAGCCACTAGATAGGGTTTACAGGATACAGCAAGTCGAGGACTTGGGTGCTGGACCACCATTGCAAATTTCTGTGCCCACTGTAAGAGAAGATAGACTGAGTGGTCGCTTGGTCTGCCTTCTACACCAGGTGCCCGCTAATAGCACCAGCAGGTTCTCCCTGCAGGGGTTAAACTGGATCTGAGAAGTGCCCTCAAATAGCACCAGCAGGTTCTCCCTGCAGGGGTTAAACTGGATCTGAGAACAACCCAAGGGGATTATGCTGAGCCTCTCCGGTCACTGTGATTACTTTCAGCCCTGACCTTCCATGACCCAGAAGCTGCCTTATTCAGTGTGCTCTCTCAATGCTGTGGAGAACCCCAGGCCCAGGGTAAATAAACCCTGGAAAAGATAATATCACTGGGTTTCTGATCTGGGGGGCAGTGGGTTGTTAACTGAGTCACGGGATACAGGTTAGCACCGTGCCAATTTAACTCTTGCTTAGCTCACTGATTTCATTTTTGCCTTTGTGTTGTGTCTAATTCAGGTTTGCTCTTTGGTTTCTGAGGATAGTTTTgggagattacaggcatgtgctaccacacctgggaAGGAACAACTACTTACTGAAACGTTCAGTGAGACTTCTCATGTATAGGAATATAGCATTCCTGTCTGAGTGAGAGAACATTTCGGTCTGATCTGTTATCTGCATGGCATGAGCAGCTATGCCCCTTGAAGGACAGGTAGATGGATGGGCATTCTTTGGCTCCAGGGCCTCAGCCTCAGCTGCTGGGCTATATGAATTAGCCTCCCTTCCTGACtccttggtgatttttttttgtgccaTGTTACAGCATTGACTCGGGCGTTGACTCTAAGCCCATCCCAGTCCTCTGTGGGGTCCAGACCTTTCTTGGCTGctgttctgtcttcttccttcttcttttcttcctctagggCCTTGACTTTGGCCTCATACTCATCAGCCAGTGCCTTCCACTCCTTCCTGTTATTCTGCAGCCGGTCATACATGGGCAGGATCTCTTCATGAAAGCGAGAAAATTCCTAGAGGGAACTGAGAAGTCACTGTGCTGTCCCCCTGCTCCTGGAGGGCTCAGTAGCTCTTCAAAGGTCTCGGGCTTCCCTGCAGCAAACTCAACAGACTGAGGATGCTCTCATATCtgtgatgtattttattttaaaagtcataagGACAGTGAAGTGAGGCCCCACACTCCCCTGCACTATGCTTGTGAGGTGACCACTACTGATCCCCAGGTCACATGAGTTGTGGCTGCACCAGACCCAGCGAGAGCTTGGTTCCCCACCCTCAGGCTGTTCCACGTGGGGCTGAACCCTAGACGATGTCACATAGAGTCAATTAGCATAGGAAAGAACCACTGTAGTCTTCCTTTTCCAGATAGTCCCCAAGGAGGAGGACAGATAGGAGCTTGTGTGAGAGGGAGCTGTTGGGTGGAAGTACTTCTGATAGAGATCTAGCAGGATAAGCATCCCAAGAATAGAGCAGGGAATGTCAGCTGCAGCAGGGTTGGAAGCTTCAACAAGCCCTGGAACTGCTTTCAGGTGATGTAGATGGACCGAGGAAGACAGTGCGGCCTCCAGGGACCCCCTCTTCCTGCTTGCCTGGCTGCTTAGGATTGGCTTCACCTGGAATCACAGTGTCTGCCTTACAATGTGGTGTCTGTTaccacaaaggacaaccagagtAGGTGGAGCTGGGGTGTCATGTGCATCACACAAGGACACTGTAGTCAGGCCTATCTTTCGAGtctctccaagttcctgcctcatGTCCTACAATCAATAGCAGAACTCAAACCTTGACATGCACTGGTGCCTGATCAGCTAGTGGGAACACGGCTGCTGTCGTGGTTCTTCAGGTTGTATTGGGGTGTGCCAGTGGAGACAGACTCAGGCTCACCTCCACATTTTCACAGAAACTAGTAGGCAAGTTGCAGTCGTTTTCCTGAAGACAGTGTGCCCATTGTGAGTAGTGGCACTCTGAGGCAGGGATCTTTAAAGTGAGACCTCAGGGTGAGTAAGGACCTTCTAGGGGTGCACTAGGTGCTTCTGAAGGACATTCACAAATTTTGGGACAGACCATTGGCTGGGAGGTTGAGATGGGTGTTGTGATAGGGTAGAAGGACAAGTGTATTGTACATCACACCTTATCAGATAAAGATGGAGACCACACAAATGTCCCCGCAAGATCACAGCTGGGTCCAGCCCATTCCCTACCCATTCTCGGCCAGTCCACCCAGGCCACATAGAGCACCTCTGCTGCGCACCTTGTACACGAAAGTACATACAAAGTCGATGAAGCCAACTTGCAGCTTGGGGAGCTCAGCTGCTTTGTTCCGGTCCATCATGGGCTTGTGGAGGAAACACAGGAAGATGAAAAGGATGCTGCTCCCCTCTATGAGACTTTGTTAGCTGAGTCTGAACCTTGCCTAAAGCCCGCTCCAGTCAGGTTTCACATTAGAGCTGGCTTGGGAGATAAAGCCTTCGCCTCCCATATCCCCAAGTGGTCAAAGCAAACCTATGTAGTTCCTAGTTCATGTGTGGATAGATACCATCCCTGGTGTTAGCTGTGGGCCTACCCCTAACTGTAATGGCCTCATTGTCTCTCTTGCCCATGGACTACTGCCTCTACTCCTCCCCTTTTTCCTAGGGTTGCCCTTCTCACAGTTTCTGTCCCTAGACTGCCCTGCCTACTGTACATACTGTGCAGCTGCATAGACCCTGGAGACCCTTGCTTGTGGGCTGCAACCTGGATATTCCAATTTTTCATGATTTCTATTCTACAAGCCAAATTACCCCCTGTTCACACCAATAACCCCTCAAATCAAGGCTAAGACTCCAGGACCTTAAACTCCTAGGGTCTGGAGCACTACCAAGTGTTCTAATTCACCTGTCAAGATAGAAGATTCTGGAAGCAACACTCACAATGGGCTGTTGATCCAAGACCGTCCTTTCCAAGTCCCCTTGTTCCCAGAACTCAGCAGCCACCAGAAGAGCGACCTGAGCACACACAAAGGTTATAGTGGGGTTCTATGTTCAGGAGAAGCAGACCTTCCCCCTTGAAGCTCTGCAGGAAATGTCTATATGGTGCCTCTCACTGCTGTACCCAGAAATTACTTCAAAAATCAACACTATTTCCCTGTAGCTCCGTAGGTGAAGACCCAGGATGGCCTCTGAAGGCTATTCTGAATGCAGATGGTCATCAGTCCTGACCTTGCTCTGGACTTCCCAGGGCTTGGTGATAGCAGACAGATCACATGCAGTCATCATCATGGCCCTGTGGACAGACAGAGCAGACTACATGTCCTTCTGAGAACAGAGTGAACACATTTTCTCAGCATCTCTGAGACAGTCCTGGAGAAGGTGCTGAGCCTGAGTCACCCACCACCTTGTAGGCAAAGAAGGGGAACTCTGAGGATGAAGCAAGAGATGATCAAGGGTCCTAATGAAGGCTATCTCAGTCTGAATTCTGTGCTGGCGTCCATGAATCTCGGGGCAGATTGAGCCAGCGCCTTTGTTCAATTTAGAGAGAACTACTCTTGTTTTGGAGTCTCCTATCCTAGGGTTAGGGAGGTCTTCAGGGCTAACTGGCCAACAATAGACCTGTTACTTACATGACTATCTCCTTTCGTGTTGTCTCTAGGGATAAGTACTCAACCCAACTCTTCTTGTCTTCATAGTTCTTGGACTCATCCACAATCTTCTGGAACATTGT
This genomic interval carries:
- the Atp5me gene encoding ATP synthase F(0) complex subunit e, mitochondrial: MVPPVQVSPLIKLGRYSALVLGMAYGAKRYSYLKPRAEEERRVAAEEKKRLDELKRIERERAEAQDDSILK